A genome region from Setaria italica strain Yugu1 chromosome III, Setaria_italica_v2.0, whole genome shotgun sequence includes the following:
- the LOC101762139 gene encoding uncharacterized protein LOC101762139, whose amino-acid sequence MRGGSRPTPAALFLLAAAGICAQFATVLAGDPKDDKKTEAQPKGHTGKTVLFVLLGVGAVILLSFFIFKYWQKKKREEQHARLLKLFEEDDDIEVELGLRD is encoded by the exons ATGAGGGGCGGATCCAGACCGACCCCGGCCGCCCTGTTCCTCCTCGCTGCCGCCGGGATCTGCGCCCAGTTCGCCACAG TGCTAGCCGGTGatcccaaggatgataagaAAACTGAAGCTCAGCCGAAGGGTCATACTGGCAAAACAGTTTTGTTTGTCCTCCTAGGAGTGGGGGCAGTCATTCTGttgtcattttttattttcaagtactggcagaagaagaaaagggaggaGCAACATGCACGTCTGCTAAAGCTAtttgaagaggacgacgacaTTGAGGTTGAGCTTGGTCTTAGAGATTGA